The genomic segment TCATCATGATAGATACGGGTGCAGACGTGCTGGCAATTTCACGAAGGTAATCTTGAGCCTCAGTAAGGCAATTACCCTCGGCGCATAACCGGTTAGCAAAGCCGATGCGATAGGCCTCATCACCAAGTAGCTGTCGCGACGACCAAAAGAGATCCAGAGAATTGGATGGTCCAATTATACGAGGCAACATCCAACTCGTGCCGTGCTCAGCAATAAGGCCGCGTGGACCAAATGACGTCACAAATTTTGCCCTTGGGTCGACGAATCGCATGTCGCAGAAGGTCGCATAACTAAAACCGAGCCCAGCACATGCGCCGTTTATTGCGGCGATGAGCGGTTTACGTAGGCCCAGAAAATATGTTGGTGATGAATTGAAATTAGGGTCATTGTCAGGGTTACCCGGATGAGCCTTCAGATGCTCGAAAGACGAATCTTTTCGTTTGCCATCCTCACTAATTCTGCTCA from the Flavobacteriales bacterium TMED191 genome contains:
- a CDS encoding enoyl-CoA hydratase, which produces MDYEDIIYQVDESVATITINRPEKLNALTNLTQAEIRHALDQSERDPTVIGTVLTGAGRGFCAGVDMNSLSRISEDGKRKDSSFEHLKAHPGNPDNDPNFNSSPTYFLGLRKPLIAAINGACAGLGFSYATFCDMRFVDPRAKFVTSFGPRGLIAEHGTSWMLPRIIGPSNSLDLFWSSRQLLGDEAYRIGFANRLCAEGNCLTEAQDYLREIASTSAPVSIMMMKKQVYRHLMQELGDAMDESTRWMDESLARDDFKEGVQSFVQKRPPNFARIDID